A part of Aegilops tauschii subsp. strangulata cultivar AL8/78 chromosome 2, Aet v6.0, whole genome shotgun sequence genomic DNA contains:
- the LOC109780046 gene encoding photosynthetic NDH subunit of lumenal location 3, chloroplastic — translation MDFGTELKGCVCRINNCAIELFSMEEDLEIEDEDSWDLVGRDLRLKATFMYIDLSRVISSCESDERKKTLTGLANKFFYFMDELGNAVKDRSAPLVQVCYRDTAHVLREVVAALEPSH, via the exons ATGGATTTTGGGACTGAACTGAAGGGATGTGTTTGCCGGATCAACAACTGCGCCATCGAACTCTTCTCCATGGAGGAGGATTTGGAGATTGAAGACGAAGACTCATGGGACCTGGTTGGGAGGGACCTCCGTCTGAAGGCCACCTTCATGTATATTGACCTCAGCCGTGTGATCTCCTCCTGTGAGAGCGATGAGCGCAAGAAGACGCTCACCGGCCTAGCCAACAAGTTCTTCTACTTCATGGACGAG TTGGGCAATGCGGTGAAGGACAGAAGCGCCCCCCTGGTGCAGGTGTGCTACAGAGACACAGCTCATGTTCTTCGCGAGGTGGTGGCCGCCCTTGAGCCGTCCCATTAG